A single Nicotiana tabacum cultivar K326 chromosome 5, ASM71507v2, whole genome shotgun sequence DNA region contains:
- the LOC107812423 gene encoding agamous-like MADS-box protein AGL62, whose amino-acid sequence MARRSKGRQKVDMVKMKNESNLQVTFSKRRAGLFKKASELCTLCGAEVALVVFSPGKKVYSFGHPCVDSVVDRFLTRNYPPNNGHDQLIVAHRNASVRDLNMELMNIEGILQMEKNRGEALQARKRDNDHWWEAPIEELNFFQLQQLKEAMESIKKKVERKVQNQQMVTSNAFPFLTFGSAFAPIDARARSSYGLNFGAPFANSTSGSTSSVVPVIPENPGTSRPSMRN is encoded by the exons ATGGCTAGAAGGAGTAAGGGTCGTCAAAAGGTTGACATGGTGAAGATGAAAAATGAGAGTAACTTGCAAGTGACTTTCTCTAAACGTCGTGCTGGTCTTTTCAAGAAAGCTAGTGAACTTTGTACACTATGTGGTGCTGAAGTTGCCCTTGTGGTATTTTCTCCGGGCAAGAAAGTTTATTCATTTGGCCACCCGTGTGTGGATTCAGTGGTGGATAGGTTTCTCACGAGGAACTATCCACCAAATAATGGGCATGATCAGCTCATCGTGGCTCATCGAAATGCTAGTGTTCGTGATCTCAATATGGAGCTCATGAATATTGAGGGGATTCTCCAAATGGAAAAAAATCGCGGAGAAGCCCTACAAGCAAGGAAGAGAGATAACGATCATTGGTGGGAAGCTCCAATTGAAGAACTTAATTTTTTTCAACTGCAACAACTGAAGGAGGCAATGGAAAGCATAAAGaagaaagttgaaagaaaggtaCAAAACCAACAAATGGTGACTAGTAATGCATTCCCATTTCTCACCTTTGGAAGTGCCTTCGCACCTATTGATGCTAGGGCAAGATCTTCATATG GACTCAATTTTGGTGCCCCTTTTGCTAATAGCACCAGTGGATCTACTTCTTCAGTAGTTCCTGTCATTCCAGAAAATCCTGGCACTTCAAGACCTAGCATGCGTAATTGA